One Rhizoctonia solani chromosome 1, complete sequence DNA window includes the following coding sequences:
- a CDS encoding cytochrome P450 family protein has product MWTLLKLTELFVGVMAILLIGRYWSWPGSRRKDMPPGPTPLPILENVLQMKPLDIYAQFQDLNNKYGPLVSLKVGVGNMIVIGGDGSLVRHLLDKRGAIYSNRPLQMSTEIAGKGDGLLLTLDVHHGTGRFQQDSSKWRLARKQIVQHYASSVVKTEYVGLQEAESVQLLHDFLHDPKHFMQHPMRFTTSVVTCLNYGVRCETYEDPAVRTIEEIMVRVCDLLMPGSKPPVEDFPWLRFIPDFVSDWKARSRNIGDLMDKLYGDLADIAWTRGASGLNRGTLSYKLRANEANSGLSRHFQAYIAGLVLEGGSGIVAGVILTCILILIKDTSSQERARKEIDALYDEDTLPRWVDEQAMPFVRAVIKEVLRWRPSLPIAIPHRLEQDDYYEGYFHPKDSTVICNIWAIHSNPGRFDDPKVFRPERFLDYKMSMAESIAQGDPFERDHFAFGAGRRSCPGVQVAEQDVFIALSRLLWAFEFSAPTGTQVNVEQSAFTGETVRHPKEFPLVIKPRSERRKATIEREMAHAKEHVFSQYGVYKPE; this is encoded by the exons ATGTGGACTTTACTGAAGCTCACCGAATTGTTCGTCGGAGTGATGGCAATATTGCTGATTGGGCGATACTGGTCGTGGCCTGGGAGCCGTCGCAAAGACATGCCTCCAG GACCTACTCCTCTACCAATCCTTGAAAATGTCCTTCAGATGAAGCccttggacatatatgctCA GTTTCAAGACCTTAATAATAAGTATGGACCACTGGTCTCCCTAAAGGTAGGGGTGGGTAACATGATTGTTATTGGTGGCGACGGGTCACTTGTTCGACACCTTTTGGATAAGCGAGGAGCTATTTATTCAAACCGGCCATTGCAGATGTCAACCGAGATTGCAGGTAAAGGGGATGGCCTTCT GCTCACTCTGGATGTCCATCACGGCACTGGTAGGTTCCAGCAAGATTCAAGCAAATGGCGGCTTGCGCGGAAACAAATTGTGCAACATTATGCCTCCAGTGTAGTCAAAACGGAATATGTTGGCTTACAGGAAGCTGAAAGCGTTCAGCTGTTGCATGACTTTTTGCATGACCCCAAACACTTTATGCAACATCCAATGCGATTTACTACTAGTGTGGTCACCTGTCTGA ATTATGGTGTTCGATGCGAAACGTACGAAGACCCTGCGGTCCGCACCATAGAAGAAATCATGGTCCGAGTTTGTGACCTGCTTATGCCAGGGTCAAAACCGCCTGTAGAAGACTTCCCATGGCTGCG GTTTATTCCAGACTTCGTGTCCGACTGGAAGGCGAGGTCAAGGAATATAGGAGATTTGATGGACAAACTTTATGGGG ATTTGGCAGACATAGCATGGACCCGCGGGGCCAGTGGATTGAACCGTGGTACACTTTCTTACAAGTTACGAGCCAACGAAGCAAATAGCGGACTCTCTCGACATTTTCAAGCATATATTGCAGGTTTGGTCTTGGAGGGAGGTTCAGGTATT GTCGCAGGAGTAATCTTGACATGCATATTAAT ATTGATAAAGGATACTTCCTCCCAAGAGAGGGCAAGAAAAGAAATTGATGCATTGTACGACGAGGACACACTGCCACGCTGGGTCGATGAACAAGCCATGCCTTTCGTACGGGCTG TGATCAAAGAAGTTTTGAGATGGCGACCTTCTCTCCCAATTGCCATTCCTCACCGGCTTGAACAGG ATGACTATTATGAAGGGTACTTCCACCCCAAAGATTCAACAG TCATCTGTAATATCTGGGCAATCCATTCGAACCCAGGAAGATTTGATGATCCAAAAGTATTCAGACCTGAACGTTTCTTGGACTACAAAATGTCCATGGCGGAATCTATTGCTCAAGGAGATCCATTTGAAAGGGACCATTTCGCTTTCGGGGCAG GTCGCCGCTCGTGCCCTGGGGTTCAGGTTGCAGAACAAGACGTTTTTATTGCCCTTTCAAGGCTACTTTGGGCTTTTGAGTTCTCTGCGCCAACGGGAACTCAGGTTAATGTTGAGCAGAGTGCTTTCACCGGAGAGACAGTACGTCATCCAAAAGAATTTCCTCTAGTCATCAAGCCTCGGTCTGAAAGGCGTAAAGCGACTATTGAGAGAGAGATGGCACATGCGAAGGAACACGTATTCTCGCAGTACGGAGTCTACAAGCCCGAATGA
- a CDS encoding cytochrome P450 family protein, with translation MSLIRYLPATPNDNRLVVWFDIDNTLYPPNQRIVDLVQGKIFQYFVDLDMEPEEAKILHRRYYTEYGLSVRGLIQHHDVDPLDFDAKVDASLPLEELLTPDPTVRRLLEDIDTSKVRIWALTNAYKTHAQRVLKILGLEDLFEGLVFCDYESKDFACKPERKFYDQALELAQTTAEKSYFVDDNFGNVRGAKWAHCAFLYDAALDAKALAGTGASGGVGNIDDLKPEDGISVIHRLEDLRKVWPKVFKTSVYGDGFLFQQDIHKWRAGRKTLVQHFAPAVMKSKNVLLQEAESVQLLYEFLHQPEGFMNYPMRYTTSVMTCLLYGLRCGTYRDPIIQEVEESMRMFSELLVPGGKPPVEVFPLLNYLPAFISPWKDKCKRLAKRVDILYGDLVDIGVQRGMKGLNSDNLAYKLRLGKESTGLTHHQEAFICGVALEGGTDIVAGVILTCLLALISHPEAQKRAHEELDAVYNEETLPRWEDEQGLPFVRAIVKEAMRWRPPVPMTVPHRLEKDDHYGGYFLPKGSQIFCSAWAIHMNAERYEEPELFKPERFLSHSMSMAESIAQGDPFKRDHFAFGAGRRVCPGIQKAEQDIFIALSRLLWAFDFCAPAGVSISTDFSTAFVGEGIRMPKKFPLVVTPRSQKRVQTIEHAMHLAEETFSQYGRYNPTSPLG, from the exons ATGTCACTCATTCGCTATCTCCCAGCTACTCCCAATGACAATCGACTGGTCGTGTG GTTTGATATAGATAACACGCTTTACCCTCCTAACCAACGGATTGTAGACCTCGTTCAGGGAAAGATTTTCC AATACTTTGTGGATCTAGACATGGAACCTGAAGAGGCCAAGATTCTACATCGAAGGTATTATACTGAATACG GTCTTTCTGTTCGCGGACTAATTCAACATCATGACGTCG ACCCTCTCGACTTCGACGCCAAGGTCGATGCCTCCCTTCCTTTGGAAGAGCTACTTACTCCAGACCCTACGGTACGAAGGCTCTTGGAGGATATAGATACATCTAAAGTTCGGATATGGGCACTGACGAACGCCTACAAGACG CACGCACAAAGGGTACTAAAAATCCTGGGGCTGGAGGATCTATTTGAGGGCCTTGTCTTTTGTGACTACGAGTCGAAGGATTTTGCGTGCAAGCCGGAGCGCAAATTTTACGATCAG GCACTAGAGCTTGCGCAAACCACTGCAGAGAAATCGTACTTTGTTGACGATAACTTTGGGAATGTTCGAGGCGCCAAATGGGCGCATTGTGCGTTCTTGTACGATGCAGCACTGGATGCCAAGGCACTCGCTGGGACTGGCGCAAGCGGCGGAGTCGGGAACATTGATGACCTCAAGCCGGAAGACGGAATTTCTGTTATTCATCGCCTGGAGGATCTGAGGAAGGTTTGGCCGAAAGTATTCAAGACTTCAGTATA TGGTGATGGGTTTCT ATTCCAACAAGACATACACAAGTGGCGCGCCGGAAGAAAGACGCTCGTACAACACTTTGCTCCGGCCGTGATGAAGAGTAAAAATGTACTATTACAAGAGGCCGAAAGCGTGCAATTACTTTACGAATTTTTGCACCAACCAGAAGGTTTCATGAACTATCCCATGCGCTATACAACGAGCGTCATGACTTGTTTAT TATACGGACTACGGTGCGGAACTTACCGTGACCCAATTATTCAAGAAGTGGAAGAGAGCATGCGAATGTTCTCGGAGCTCCTTGTCCCTGGGGGAAAACCCCCCGTAGAAGTTTTCCCATTGCTCAA CTATCTACCTGCGTTTATTTCTCCATGGAAAGACAAATGCAAAAGGTTGGCGAAAAGAGTAGATATACTTTATGGGG ACTTGGTAGATATTGGGGTGCAGAGAGGCATGAAGGGGTTAAACTCAGACAATTTAGCGTATAAACTACGGCTGGGAAAAGAAAGCACTGGTCTGACCCATCACCAAGAAGCTTTTATCTGCGGCGTGGCCCTAGAAGGTGGAACTGACATA GTTGCTGGTGTTATATTGACCTGTTTATTAGC GCTCATAAGTCACCCTGAAGCTCAAAAACGAGCACACGAAGAGCTTGACGCTGTATATAACGAAGAGACACTGCCTCGATGGGAAGATGAACAAGGGCTGCCCTTTGTACGCGCAA TCGTTAAAGAAGCCATGCGATGGAGACCCCCAGTGCCTATGACAGTGCCGCACCGACTGGAAAAAG ACGATCACTACGGGGGTTACTTCTTACCAAAGGGTTCACAAA TATTCTGTTCCGCTTGGGCTATTCATATGAACGCCGAACGGTACGAAGAACCAGAGCTATTCAAACCCGAGAGGTTCCTCAGTCACTCCATGTCAATGGCCGAGTCAATTGCGCAAGGGGATCCTTTCAAACGCGATCATTTTGCCTTTGGAGCTG GTCGCCGGGTCTGCCCTGGTATACAAAAGGCAGAACAAGATATTTTTATTGCACTGTCTCGTCTGTTGTGGGCCTTCGATTTCTGCGCTCCAGCTGGAGTCTCGATATCGACCGACTTCTCTACTGCATTCGTGGGCGAGGGAATACGTATGCCGAAAAAGTTCCCATTGGTTGTTACCCCACGATCGCAGAAGCGGGTACAAACCATCGAGCATGCTATGCATTTAGCGGAGGAAACATTCTCTCAGTATGGGAGATATAATCCCACATCTCCTCTGGGTTAA
- a CDS encoding mitochondrial carrier protein, translating into MNRNSRLSSGSALFEATLNGTADRPFIPPLRCDPSPYNIPAQLEDYRSAEGNDREKRLRRLWEQLPPTSHSQKDGTRTVMPIALAHVDDLTPERATQLRKMYDDELLGRCRHPTSVRDVDPHALEVDWSGFISYANAKEADGNGHLDAGELDTALSKAGLELDTATLADFMAALADSPHSRRITFPEFRDFLLLLPRKASTHEIYQFYKVKKFLGDDGRGVARVNMEGDVSLSAEDRPPPIKPQARHTAQGLSLPEPPSTERVDFPPPSLDAHQEQDSTQSLTAEREQQEQSRESWLGGEQAIKFLLAGGIAGAVSRTATAPFDRLKVFLITRQPDLVNSLKRQGANSVSGPEAAGKVPDIAAGSARGIGRAIAHLYAEGGLAAFWVGNGLNIVKIFPESAIKFLSYESSKRFFARYVDKVDDSRNISGTSRFISGGIGGITSQLAIYPIETLKTQMMSATGGRQPVLPAIKRLWSMGGTRAFYRGLTIGLVGVFPYSAIDMSTFEALKLAYVRSTGISEPGVLALLAFGSISGSVGATSVYPLNLVRTRLQASGSSGHPQVYDGILDVAQKTMKKEGWRGFYKGLLPTLAKSRYLMWFMRPANADSASNRSQIQMVIPLSL; encoded by the exons ATGAACAGAAATAGCCGGCTGTCGAGCGGAAGTGCTCTGTTCGAGGCCACTCTGAATGGAACCGCGGACAGGCCGTTTATACCTCCGCTCAGATGTGATCCCAGCCCCTACAATATCCCAGCTCAATTGGAAGATTACCGTTCAGCCGAGGGAAACGATAGGGAAAAGCGGCTTAGAAGACTCTGGGAGCAATTACCTCCCACTAGTCACTCTCAGAAGGATGGGACTAGGACAGTAATGCCCATAGCATTGGCGCATGTAGACGACTTGACTCCCGAACGTGCTACTCAACTTCGAAAGATGTACGACGATGAATTACTTGGTCGATGCCGTCACCCAACGTCCGTACGCGACGTGGACCCACACGCTCTCGAGGTAGACTGGAGTGGGTTTATTTCCTATGCCAATGCAAAAGAAGCTG ACGGCAATGGTCATCTTGATGCCGGAGAGCTGGATACTGCATTATCGAAAGCTGGACTGGAGCTTGACACGGCCACTCTTGCTGATTTTATGGCTGCCCTGGCCGACTCACCCCATTCCCGACGAATCACGTTTCCCGAATTTCGCGACTTCTTACTACTTCTTCCAAGAAAGGCCTCGACACACGAAATTTATCAGTTCTATAAG GTGAAGAAATTCCTGGGTGATGATGGGCGAGGAGTCGCAAGGGTTAATATGGAGG GTGATGTCAGTTTATCGGCAGAGGATCGACCTCCGCCAATAAAACCGCAAGCTCGACACACGGCTCAGGGACTGAGTTTACCTGAGCCTCCATCTACTGAACGTGTTGACTTTCCCCCGCCCTCATTGGACGCTCATCAGGAACAAGACTCGACACAAAGCTTAACAGCAGAAAGGGAACAACAGGAGCAATCTAGGGAGAGTTGGCTAGGTGGAGAGCAAGCGATTAAGTTTTTGTTGGCTGGTGGTATCGCCGGTGCTG TGTCAAGGACGGCAACCGCCCCATTCGATCGCCTCAAGGTTTTTCTCATTACCCGGCAGCCAGACCTGGTCAACAGTCTTAAACGGCAGGGAGCAAACTCGGTTTCGGGGCCTGAAGCTGCAGGGAAAGTTCCCGACATCGCAGCTGGGAGCGCTCGGGGTATAGGACGTGCAATAGCACACTTGTATGCTGAGGGTGGACTGGCTGCATTTTGGGTTGGAAATGGGCTGAATATTGTCAAGATTTTTCCG GAAAGTGCAATCAAATTTCTCTCATATGAGTCTTCCAAGCGGTTTTTTGCGCGGTACGTTGATAAGGTCGACGATTCACGAAACATCAGTGGCACGAGCCGCTTCATATCCGGAGGAATCGGTGGGATTACCAGTCAGTTGG CCATCTATCCGATTGAAACCCTCAAGACCCAAATGATGAGCGCAACCGGTGGGAGGCAACCCGTTCTACCGGCGATCAAACGACTCTGGTCGATGGGAGGGACCCGAGCATTCTATCGCGGATTGACG ATTGGCTTAGTCGGCGTATTCCCATACTCAG CAATCGATATGTCCACGTTTGAAGCTCTCAAGCTGGCCTACGTGCGCTCAACAGGGATATCAGAACCCGGCGTGCTTGCTCTCCTCGCATTCGGCAGCATATCCGGTTCGGTCGGAGCAACTTCCGTATACCCACTGAATCTCGTACGCACTCGGCTACAAGCATCTGGTTCATCTGGTCACCCCCAAGTTTATGATGGAATCCTTGATGTAGCCCAAAAGACTATGAAGAAAGAAGGATGGCGAGGTTTCTACAAGGGTTTGCTCCCAACTCTGGCAAAG TCTCGATATCTTATGTGGTTTATGAGACCAGCAAACGCAG ACTCGGCGTCTAATCGGTCTCAAATCCAAATGGTCATTCCGCTTTCGCTTTAG
- a CDS encoding glutamyl-tRNA synthetase: MPPKFDPNDPAVVELISLFQSIGLSSAKATEAARASKAATSLKELIQAHGLESKGLDEKQGALVTSLSTQGAKLGPAEKTYAVDAIVDRRLKSGEQLSAAIKYLSNHPVPVDDAEFNKECGVGIEFSLSDIAERVNAYMSSKAPASWSALSGAIGDLKSAELRWASPLDVKNAVEKAFTDLFGSKEEAKAKASKEAKKPAAPAAAASTSKGESAPTSSAAPERVVFEEGFLKALHKPGDNPQISPKLRDQHLEATGGNVFTRFPPEPNGFLHIGHSKAIFVNFGYAAHHNGKCYLRYDDTNPEAEEAIYFESILETVRWLGYEPYKITYSSDYFQELYDLAVKLIKVDGAYICNCTAEEIKANRGGEERGPRKACVHRTRPISESLAEFENMKNGKYKPGEAILRMKQDLEDGNPQMWDLIAYRTLNAPHHRTGTKWCIYPTYDFTHCLVDSFENISHSLCTTEFILSRVSYEWLCDAVEVYKPRQSEYGRLNLQGTIMSKRKLLKLVTKGYVGGWDDPRLYTLVALRRRGVPPGAILSFVGNLGVSTATTNIELVKFEQTVRQYLENTVPRLLMVLRPLKVTIENLADDYVQFIDKPLHPKVPSLGSSRIPFTKHVYIDAEDFRTEDSKDYFRLAPNKTVGLFQAPHPITCVSYKTDASGAVTELVCRLEDGSDGKPVPKPKAWIQWVAEHTPSASPVVIDETRIFHSLFKSDNPAATDDFLADINPNSLDVIKGAMVEVGFWPLAKRSMSDALKESRERTEKALKEESVGEGVGSGAAGHNDTPMPTAEQLVGNEVVRFQGLRVAYFALDKESRLGCFSEPDGATPGRREGDKLVLNRIVSLKEDAGKKAV; this comes from the exons ATGCCTCCCAAATTCGATCCAAATGACCCAGCGGTGGTGGAGCTGATTTCACTATTTCAGTCAATCGGTCTATCTTCTGCAAAGGCTACCGAAGCGGCTCGCGCGTCCAAGGCGGCTACATCGCTAAAGGAACTCATCCAGGCACATGGGCTTGAGAGCAAGGGTCTTGACGAGAAGCAGGGGGCGCTCGTCACCTCGCTCTCGACCCAGGGTGCCAAACTTGGGCCGGCCGAGAAGACATATGCCGTTGACGCGATCGTTGACCGCCGCCTAAAGAGCGGGGAACAGCTTTCTG CTGCCATCAAGTATCTAAGTAATCACCCCGTTCCTGTAGATGATGCCGAGTTTAACAAGGAGTGCGGCGTTG GCATTGAATTTTCACTGAGCGATATTGCCGAGAGAGTGAATGCGTACATGTCATCCAAGGCGCCTGCCAGTTGGTCCGCTCTGAGCGGTGCCATCGGAGACCTTAAGTCGGCGGAACTCAGATGGGCCAGCCCTCTTGACGTCAAGAACGCTGTAGAGAAGGCGTTTACTGACTTGTTTggctccaaggaggaggcgaaAGCAAAG GCTTCGAAGGAGGCCAAGAAGCCAGCGGCTCCAGCTGCGGCAGCGTCAACTTCAAAAGGCGAATCGGCGCCCACAAGCTCTGCAGCTCCAGAGCGTGTCGTATTCGAAGAAGGTTTCCTAAAGGCGTTGCACAAGCCAGGAGATAACCCTCAGATTAGCCCCAAATTGCGCGATCAACATTTGGAGGCGACTGGCGGGAATGTCTTTACTCGATTCCCGCCGGAGCCGAACGGCTTCCTACATATCGGTCACTCTAAAGCCATATTTGTTAATTTCGGATACGCGGCACACCATAACGGCAAATGCTACCTACGATACGACGACACGAACCCCGAAGCCGAAGAGGCGATATACTTTGAGAGTATATTGGAAACCGTGCGCTGGCTTGGGTATGAACCGTACAAGATCACGTACTCGAGCGATTACTTCCAGGAATTATACGACTTGGCTGTGAAACTGATCAAGGTCGATGGGGCGTACATATGCAATTGTACCG CTGAGGAGATTAAGGCAAACCGCGGGGGTGAAGAGAGAGGTCCCCGCAAGGCGTGTGTGCATAGGACGCGACCGATCTCAGAATCATTGGCGGAATTTGAGAACATGAAAAATGGAAAATACAAACCTGGCGAGGCCATCTTGCGTATGAAGCAGGATCTCGAGGACGGCAACCCGCAGATGTGGGACCTCATTGCGTACCGCACGTTGAATGCCCCACATCATCGCACAGGGACCAAGTGGTGCATATACCCCACATATGATTTCACGCACTGCTTGGTTGATAGTTTCGAGAACATCTC ACATTCGTTATGTACGACCGAATTCATTCTATCGCGAGTGTCATATGAATGGCTGTGTGATGCCGTCGAAGTCTACAAACCTAGACAGTCCGAATATGGTCGATTGAATTTGCAGGGTACTATCATGTCGAAGCGCAAGCTGCTCAAGCTCGTCACTAAGGGTTACGTCGGAGGTTGGGACGATCCCCGACTCTACACCCTTGTGGCATTGCGAAGACGTGGTGTTCCTCCGGGTGCCATCCTGTCGTTTGTGGGAAATCTTGGTGTCTCGACCGCAACCACGAATATCGAGCTGGTCAAGTTTGAGCAGACCGTGCGTCAGTATTTAGAGAATACTGTGCCACGATTGCTCATGGTTCTTCGGCCCCTGAAAGTGACGATCGAGAACCTGGCTGATGATTACGTCCAGTTCATTGATAAACCACTACACCCCAAAGTTCCATCCCTCGGTTCTAGCCGGATACCCTTCACCAAGCACGTCTATATCGATGCAGAAGACTTTAGGACAGAAGATTCCAAAGACTATTTCCGTCTCGCTCCCAACAAGACCGTGGGTCTTTTCCAGGCCCCGCACCCGATTACATGCGTATCTTACAAGACGGATGCGTCGGGCGCAGTGACGGAGCTTGTGTGCCGACTTGAGGATGGGTCTGATGGAAAACCCGTGCCAAAACCTAAAGCATGGATCCAGTGGGTCGCGGAACACACACCTTCCGCCAGCCCGGTGGTCATCGACGAAACACGCATATTTCATTCACTATTCAAGAGCGACAACCCTGCGGCGACCGATGATTTCCTCGCAGACATCAATCCAAATAGCctggatgtcatcaagggcgCTATGGTCGAGGTTGGGTTTTGGCCACTTGCCAAGCGATCCATGTCTGATGCTCTCAAGGAAAGCCGGGAGCGAACTGAAAAAGCATTGAAGGAGGAATCTGTAGGAGAGGGCGTCGGGTCTGGAGCTGCCGGTCACAATGACACACCAATGCCGACGGCTGAGCAACTGGTCGGAAACGAAGTAGTCAGATTCCAAGGACTGCGGGTGGCTTATTTCGCCCTGGACAAGGAGTCGCGCCTTGGTTGTTTCAGCGAGCCAGATGGTGCGACACCTGGGCGTCGGGAGGGTGACAAACTTGTGTTAAATCGAATTGTAAGCCTCAAGGAGGACGCGGGGAAGAAGGCGGTCTAG